In one window of Mytilus galloprovincialis chromosome 6, xbMytGall1.hap1.1, whole genome shotgun sequence DNA:
- the LOC143079289 gene encoding uncharacterized protein LOC143079289, which yields MAFINSSPECRGSDYNFFGLEEEQGFEGLNIEQIVPDLENIVPTLDVQTLYENNNSKLPLCQKKGDKCDTEQRRTYSPRLSEVIEYISDQCTDTDSSYTDVFQEIKENSSTNIQDFKETVNAVDEKETMFKIYLKKLMNHINCGGQIKLWQFLLELLTDDECVDCIRWEGTDGEFRMVDPDAVARRWGQRKNKPTMSYDNMSRALRFYYDKFILNKVSGKRHTYRFNFGAIMQMMKSSSTQGQTDFYGLINAYGASQSNKTLQCLQTRTSFEQNPVCNRTENVFAIKTEPQDNYKSCAYSNAMVLNNLSYQEQVLPYQYLSNNFDSYPELQYDDVSAYKIDLEREKMSQLYCQPRYQPYRRQPNNTAHRANSYINDGYLIC from the exons atggCATTCATCAATTCATCCCCTGAATGCAGAGGAAGTGATTATAATTTTTTCGGTTTGGAAGAAGAACAAGGATTCGAAGGattaaatattgaacaaattgtgcCTGATTTGGAAAATATTGTGCCAACTTTAGATGTGCAAACTTTATACGAAAACAATAATTCGAAACTGCCGCTTTGTCAAAAGAAGGGAGATAAATGTGATACAGAACAAAGGCGAACATACAGTCCTAGATTAAGTGAAGTTATCGAGTACATCTCAGATCAGTGCACAGATACAGATAGCTCATATACAG ATGTATTccaagaaataaaagaaaacagctCGACCAATATTCAGGATTTCAAAG AGACAGTCAATGCTGTTGACGAGAAAGAAACTATGTTTAAGATATATTTGAAGAAGTTGATGAATCACATTAATT GTGGAGGTCAGATAAAACTCTGGCAGTTTTTATTGGAACTGCTAACTGATGACGAATGTGTTGACTGTATCCGATGGGAAGGTACTGACGGAGAGTTCCGAATGGTAGATCCAGATGCGGTTGCTAGACGATGGGGACAACGTAAAAACAAACCAACGATGAGCTACGACAACATGAGTAGAGCATTGagattttattatgataaattcATATTGAACAAAGTGTCCGGAAAACGTCATACTTATAGGTTTAACTTTGGTGCTATTATGCAGATGATGAAATCATCCTCTACTCAAGGTCAAACAGACTTTTATGGTTTGATCAACGCGTACGGTGCTTCACaatcaaacaaaacattacaGTGCTTGCAGACGAGAACGTCTTTCGAACAGAATCCAGTGTGCAACAGGACCGAAAATGTTTTTGCAATTAAAACTGAGCCTCAGGACAATTATAAAAGTTGTGCTTACAGTAATGCAATGGTGCTAAACAATTTATCGTACCAAGAACAAGTACTACCGTATCAGTATTTATCAAACAATTTCGATTCGTATCCAGAACTGCAATATGACGATGTGTCTGCGTATAAAATAGACTTAGAACGGGAGAAAATGTCTCAATTGTACTGTCAACCACGATACCAACCATACCGCCGCCAACCCAACAACACAGCACATAGAGCGAACAGTTATATCAACGATGGCTACCTTATTTGTTGA